The Amycolatopsis coloradensis sequence AGCGTGCCCGGCGTGGGACTGGGGCTGTCGGTCGCCAAGGGGTTCACCGAGGCGATGGGCGGGCGGATCCGGGCGGAGGACACGCCCGGCGGCGGGCTCACCGTCGTCATCTCGCTGCCCGCATATGTTGGTCAGGATCCGGAAAAGAGCCTCCTCGCTTTCGACGAAGAGGGCCTCGAGAACGAAGAGGAGGAGCGAGTGCGATGAGCGCAGACACCGCGTCGGCGACCGTGCTGGTCGTCGACGACGAACCGCAGATCGTGCGAGCCCTGCGGATCAACCTGTCCGCCCGCGGCTACAAGGTGATCACCGCGCACGACGGGACGGCCGCGCTGAAGGCGGTCGCCGAGACCAAACCCGACGTGGTCGTGCTCGACCTCGGCCTGCCCGATCTCGACGGCACCGAGGTGATCGCCGGGCTGCGCGGCTGGACGACCGTGCCGATCATCGTGCTGTCCGCGCGTGGCGACTCGGCCGACAAGGTGCAGGCCCTCGACGCCGGCGCCGACGACTACGTCACCAAACCCTTCGGCATGGACGAACTGCTGGCGCGGCTGCGGGCCGCCGTGCGCCGCTCGGCGTCGTCCGGTGTGGACGGTGCGGACGCGGTGGTGGACACGGGAT is a genomic window containing:
- a CDS encoding response regulator, whose product is MSADTASATVLVVDDEPQIVRALRINLSARGYKVITAHDGTAALKAVAETKPDVVVLDLGLPDLDGTEVIAGLRGWTTVPIIVLSARGDSADKVQALDAGADDYVTKPFGMDELLARLRAAVRRSASSGVDGADAVVDTGSFRIDLAAKKVRRDGKEVHLTKTEWGVLELLVRNRGRLVAQKQLLHEVWGPTYETESHYLRVYLAQLRRKLEPEPSRPRHLLTEPGMGYRFEM